One segment of Streptomyces roseifaciens DNA contains the following:
- a CDS encoding alpha/beta fold hydrolase codes for MSSTESPDARTVPVVPPGRPSRVSEGEEVRTVTLPGVTLAVRSRPPRTEGLPPALCIHGLGGSSQNWSALMELLAGDTACEALDLPGFGDSPPPDDGNYSITGFARVVIRYLDASARGPVHLVGNSMGGAIATRVAAVRPDLVRTLTLISPALPELRPQRTAVPTALLAMPGVASLFARMTKEWTPERRTRDVLALCYGDPGRVTSEGFALAAAEYERRLELPYFWDVMARSARGVVDAYTLGGQHSLWRQAERVLAPTLLVYGMRDQLVSIRMARRASRTFRDSRLLTLVDSGHVAMMEDPDAVARAFRDILVDTDTADRSASPRG; via the coding sequence ATGTCTTCGACCGAGTCACCGGATGCCCGCACCGTCCCCGTGGTGCCTCCCGGTCGGCCCTCGCGCGTCAGCGAGGGCGAGGAGGTCCGTACGGTGACGCTGCCCGGCGTCACGCTGGCCGTGCGCTCCCGCCCGCCCCGGACCGAGGGGCTGCCGCCCGCGCTCTGCATCCACGGCCTCGGCGGCTCCTCGCAGAACTGGTCCGCGCTCATGGAGCTGCTCGCCGGCGACACCGCCTGCGAGGCGCTCGACCTGCCCGGCTTCGGCGACTCCCCGCCCCCGGACGACGGCAACTACTCGATCACCGGCTTCGCCCGCGTGGTCATCCGCTACCTCGACGCGAGCGCCCGCGGCCCCGTGCACCTCGTCGGCAACTCCATGGGCGGCGCCATAGCGACCCGCGTGGCCGCCGTCCGCCCGGACCTCGTCCGCACGCTCACCCTGATCTCGCCCGCGCTGCCCGAGCTGCGCCCGCAGCGCACGGCGGTGCCCACGGCGCTGCTCGCGATGCCCGGCGTGGCCTCCCTCTTCGCCCGGATGACGAAGGAGTGGACACCCGAGCGGCGTACGCGTGACGTCCTCGCCCTCTGTTACGGAGACCCCGGACGGGTGACATCCGAGGGCTTCGCCCTGGCCGCCGCGGAGTACGAGCGGCGGCTGGAGCTCCCCTACTTCTGGGACGTCATGGCCCGCTCCGCACGCGGAGTGGTCGACGCATACACCCTTGGGGGCCAGCATTCGCTGTGGCGGCAGGCGGAACGCGTCCTTGCCCCTACTCTTCTGGTCTACGGAATGCGCGACCAGCTCGTCTCCATCCGGATGGCCCGCCGTGCCAGCAGGACTTTCCGCGACTCGCGGCTGCTGACACTGGTGGATTCAGGACATGTCGCCATGATGGAGGACCCGGACGCGGTGGCTCGTGCCTTCCGCGACATCCTCGTGGACACCGACACTGCCGATCGGAGCGCCTCGCCTCGTGGGTAA
- a CDS encoding DUF3152 domain-containing protein has translation MTDVHARVDVGQHTARIVAQAAVRCGGGGGGGASQPVRGVRLVHVGGVPGGIPVVGRVIGRVVTRLVGGGVGSVERGVVGRRVLTRSVPAAAAAPGGGRGPARGAAGGAGPAGRPARPRTGGSRGAPSAKPGGAVARTATGVAAAVVTAVLAVVVAGQVEDGTETQAQARPADVERQSPDAASRSDSRPTPNGGVAAPVTYEQKMDRKYPLDAKAKGSGSFDTVGGHDRAPGRGDVVHYRVDVEKGLPLDGELFATAVHRTLNDERSWGHGGTRTFERVSSGDADFVITLASPGTTAAWCAKSGLDTTQDNVSCDSAATDRVMINAYRWAQGAATYGDKMHAYRQMLINHEVGHRLGRDHESCSKEGALAPVMMQQTKFLTSDGVTCKPNAWPYP, from the coding sequence CTGACCGACGTCCACGCGCGCGTGGACGTCGGTCAGCACACTGCCCGGATCGTCGCCCAGGCCGCCGTCCGGTGCGGGGGCGGAGGGGGCGGGGGCGCCTCCCAGCCAGTACGCGGAGTACGCCTGGTCCACGTAGGCGGCGTGCCCGGCGGCATCCCTGTCGTAGGCCGTGTCATAGGACGTGTCGTGACCCGCCTCGTAGGAGGAGGCGTAGGGAGCGTCGAAAGAGGCGTCGTAGGCCGCCGCGTCCTGACCCGTTCCGTCCCCGCCGCTGCAGCCGCCCCCGGCGGCGGGCGCGGCCCCGCGCGCGGGGCGGCCGGCGGGGCCGGCCCCGCCGGCCGCCCGGCCCGTCCCCGCACCGGCGGCTCCCGCGGCGCCCCCTCCGCGAAGCCCGGCGGCGCCGTGGCGCGCACGGCCACCGGCGTGGCCGCGGCCGTCGTGACGGCCGTGCTCGCCGTCGTCGTCGCCGGACAGGTCGAGGACGGCACCGAGACCCAGGCGCAGGCCCGCCCGGCGGACGTCGAGCGGCAGAGCCCGGACGCCGCCTCCCGCTCCGACAGCCGCCCGACGCCCAACGGCGGCGTCGCCGCGCCGGTCACGTACGAGCAGAAGATGGACCGCAAGTACCCCCTGGACGCGAAGGCCAAGGGCAGCGGCTCCTTCGACACGGTCGGCGGGCACGACCGCGCTCCCGGCCGGGGCGACGTGGTGCACTACCGCGTCGACGTGGAGAAGGGCCTGCCGCTCGACGGCGAGCTCTTCGCCACCGCCGTGCACCGCACGCTCAACGACGAGCGCAGCTGGGGCCACGGCGGCACCCGCACCTTCGAGCGGGTCTCCTCCGGCGACGCCGACTTCGTCATCACCCTGGCCAGCCCGGGCACCACGGCCGCCTGGTGCGCCAAGTCGGGGCTCGACACCACGCAGGACAACGTCTCCTGCGACTCCGCCGCCACCGACCGCGTCATGATCAACGCCTACCGGTGGGCGCAGGGCGCTGCGACGTACGGCGACAAGATGCACGCCTACCGGCAGATGCTCATCAACCACGAGGTCGGCCACCGCCTCGGGCGCGACCACGAGTCGTGTTCCAAGGAGGGCGCGCTCGCCCCGGTGATGATGCAGCAGACCAAGTTCCTGACGTCGGACGGCGTCACGTGCAAGCCGAACGCCTGGCCCTATCCGTGA
- a CDS encoding Ms4533A family Cys-rich leader peptide, translated as MSHHHAPETAGFELALIGVAAHSVADIHCR; from the coding sequence ATGTCGCACCACCACGCCCCCGAGACCGCCGGCTTCGAGCTGGCGCTGATCGGCGTGGCCGCGCACAGCGTCGCCGACATTCACTGTCGCTGA
- a CDS encoding ABC transporter substrate-binding protein encodes MRQLPAISRRVAAAAVSVVLIGGAAACGPEESGAKGGGADGAPEKGGTLTVLNRAPQKQFDPARLYTSGGGNIPSLVYRTLTTRNRENGAEGTKVVPDLATDTGTPSDDAKTWTYKLKDGLKYEDGSPITSADIKYGVERSFAAELSGGAPYLRDWLIGGDSYQGPYKEKKGLDSIETPDARTIVFKLKKSEGDFPYFATSTQFAPVPKAKDTGAKYAEHPVSSGPYKVVKNVGDGEQMTLERNTHWSEETDKERHAYPDRIEVKSGLSPAVINQRLSTGSGADAAAVTTDTNLGPAELAQVTGDKKLAGRVGTGHFGYTNYLAFNPEAKPFDDPKVRRAVAYAINRTSVVNAAGGSSLAEPATTFLPNQKSFGYTAHDHFPAGAKGNAAKAKELLKEAGHENGLEITLTHSTAQNFETSPEIATAIQAALKEAGITVKLEGLEDNDYEEKVHSVDKQPALFLAHWGADWPSGGPFLAPIFDGRQIVKDGYNFNASRLDDSKINDEIDEINKITDHDAAAQRWGALDKKIGEQALTVPLFHPVYKRLYGKDVKNVVISNWTGVLDVSQVAVK; translated from the coding sequence ATGCGTCAACTTCCCGCGATATCCCGCCGTGTGGCGGCCGCCGCCGTCAGTGTGGTCCTGATCGGGGGCGCGGCAGCGTGCGGCCCGGAGGAGAGCGGCGCCAAGGGCGGCGGCGCCGACGGCGCGCCCGAGAAGGGCGGCACGCTCACGGTGCTCAACAGGGCACCGCAGAAGCAGTTCGACCCGGCCCGCCTGTACACCTCCGGCGGCGGCAACATCCCCTCGCTCGTCTACCGCACCCTCACCACCCGCAACCGCGAGAACGGCGCCGAGGGCACGAAGGTCGTCCCCGACCTCGCCACGGACACCGGCACCCCCAGCGACGACGCCAAGACCTGGACGTACAAGCTGAAGGACGGCCTCAAGTACGAGGACGGCTCGCCCATCACCTCCGCCGACATCAAGTACGGCGTCGAGCGCTCCTTCGCCGCCGAACTCTCCGGCGGCGCCCCGTACTTGCGCGACTGGCTCATCGGCGGCGACAGCTACCAGGGCCCCTACAAGGAGAAGAAGGGCCTCGACTCCATCGAGACGCCCGACGCGAGGACCATCGTCTTCAAGCTGAAGAAGTCCGAGGGCGACTTCCCCTACTTCGCCACCTCCACCCAGTTCGCCCCCGTGCCCAAGGCCAAGGACACCGGCGCCAAGTACGCCGAGCACCCGGTCTCCTCCGGCCCGTACAAGGTCGTCAAGAACGTGGGCGACGGCGAGCAGATGACGCTGGAGCGCAACACCCACTGGTCGGAGGAGACCGACAAGGAGCGGCACGCCTACCCCGACCGGATCGAGGTCAAGTCCGGCCTGTCCCCGGCCGTCATCAACCAGCGGCTGTCGACCGGCTCCGGCGCAGACGCCGCCGCGGTGACCACCGACACCAACCTCGGCCCGGCCGAGCTCGCCCAGGTCACCGGTGACAAGAAGCTCGCCGGCCGGGTCGGCACCGGCCACTTCGGCTACACCAACTACCTGGCGTTCAACCCCGAGGCCAAGCCCTTCGACGACCCGAAGGTCCGCCGGGCCGTCGCCTACGCGATCAACCGCACCAGCGTCGTCAACGCCGCCGGCGGCTCCTCGCTCGCCGAGCCCGCGACGACGTTCCTGCCCAACCAGAAGTCCTTCGGGTACACCGCGCACGACCACTTCCCGGCGGGCGCCAAGGGCAATGCGGCCAAGGCCAAGGAGCTGCTGAAGGAGGCCGGTCACGAGAACGGCCTGGAGATCACGCTCACCCACTCCACCGCCCAGAACTTCGAGACCAGCCCCGAGATCGCGACCGCGATCCAGGCGGCCCTGAAGGAGGCCGGCATCACGGTCAAGCTGGAGGGCCTGGAGGACAACGACTACGAGGAGAAGGTCCACAGCGTCGACAAGCAGCCGGCGCTCTTCCTGGCCCACTGGGGTGCCGACTGGCCCTCCGGCGGCCCCTTCCTCGCCCCGATCTTCGACGGCCGGCAGATCGTCAAGGACGGCTACAACTTCAACGCCTCCCGCCTCGACGACTCCAAGATCAACGACGAGATCGACGAGATCAACAAGATCACGGACCACGACGCCGCCGCACAGCGCTGGGGCGCGCTCGACAAGAAGATCGGTGAGCAGGCCCTGACCGTGCCGCTGTTCCACCCGGTCTACAAGCGCCTCTACGGCAAGGACGTCAAGAACGTCGTCATCAGCAACTGGACCGGTGTCCTCGACGTCTCGCAGGTCGCGGTCAAGTGA
- a CDS encoding ABC transporter permease, which yields MTTDLLTTKEPEAGAVPASGARQVLRRLGARKSALAAAAVLGLLVLVAVAAPLLAALEGQDANTYHDTLVDSARGGVPFGDFGGISAEHWLGVEPGTGRDLFVRLAYGARVSLLVALGATLVQVLIGVGVGVAAALGSRFVDSALSHLTDVMVAMPMLVFAIALMAVVPADFPRPVLLVIAIGLLAWGGMARLVRAQTLALMKLDFVSAARLTGGSTWRVARRELLPSLAAPVITYAAVLLPTNIVLEASMSFLGVGVKPPTPSWGHMLSSATTWFRADPMYVLLPALMLFVTTLAFTVLGDGVRTALDPREASRLRVGRNRRKARTSGAGGAA from the coding sequence GTGACCACCGATCTGCTGACCACCAAGGAACCGGAGGCGGGAGCCGTTCCCGCCTCCGGCGCCCGGCAGGTCCTGCGGCGGCTGGGAGCGCGCAAGTCCGCGCTCGCGGCCGCCGCCGTGCTGGGCCTGCTCGTCCTCGTCGCCGTCGCCGCGCCCCTGCTGGCCGCGCTGGAGGGCCAGGACGCGAACACGTACCACGACACCCTGGTCGACTCCGCGCGCGGCGGCGTGCCCTTCGGCGACTTCGGCGGCATCAGCGCCGAGCACTGGCTGGGCGTCGAACCGGGCACCGGCCGCGACCTGTTCGTACGCCTCGCCTACGGCGCCCGCGTCTCGCTGCTCGTCGCCCTCGGCGCCACCCTCGTCCAGGTGCTCATCGGCGTCGGCGTGGGCGTGGCCGCCGCCCTGGGCAGCCGCTTCGTCGACAGCGCGCTCAGCCACCTCACCGACGTCATGGTCGCCATGCCGATGCTGGTCTTCGCCATCGCCCTGATGGCCGTCGTCCCGGCGGACTTCCCGCGCCCGGTGCTGCTCGTCATCGCCATCGGGCTGCTGGCGTGGGGCGGGATGGCGCGCCTCGTGCGCGCCCAGACCCTGGCCCTGATGAAGCTCGACTTCGTCTCGGCCGCCCGGCTGACCGGAGGCTCCACCTGGCGGGTCGCCCGGCGCGAGCTGCTTCCCTCGCTCGCCGCCCCCGTGATCACCTACGCGGCCGTCCTGCTGCCGACCAACATCGTGCTGGAAGCGAGCATGTCCTTCCTCGGAGTCGGCGTGAAGCCCCCGACCCCCTCCTGGGGCCACATGCTCTCGTCGGCCACCACCTGGTTCCGCGCCGACCCCATGTACGTGCTGCTGCCGGCGCTCATGCTCTTCGTCACCACGCTCGCCTTCACCGTCCTCGGCGACGGGGTGCGCACGGCGCTCGACCCGCGCGAGGCCTCACGGCTCCGCGTCGGCCGGAACCGGCGCAAGGCGCGCACGAGCGGCGCAGGAGGTGCGGCGTGA
- a CDS encoding ABC transporter permease, producing the protein MTGYVLRRAAGALAVLLVLSAVVYATFYIAPGDPARLACGPRCNPEQIAQVREQLSLGDPVYVQYWHFLQGIVAGHDYSTGTAVLHCDAPCFGLSYQNNQQVTDMLIDRLPATASLAVGAMAVWLLLGTGTGLLSALRRGGITERVLTWLTLAGTATPVFISGLGLLMLFCAYLAWLPFPSYVPLTDDPEQWAWNMLLPWAALGLLESAKYARLTRSSVLETLAEDHIRTFRAYGVAERSLVTRHALRGAVAPVIALTAADFGSMFGNAVLTEMMFGLPGIGQLLVHATKSLDLPVVVAVVMVTGTAVVIANIVADVLYAVADRRVALR; encoded by the coding sequence GTGACCGGATACGTCCTGCGGCGCGCCGCAGGCGCGCTCGCCGTCCTCCTCGTGCTCTCCGCCGTCGTCTACGCGACCTTCTACATCGCGCCCGGCGACCCCGCCCGCCTGGCCTGCGGCCCGCGCTGCAACCCCGAGCAGATCGCCCAGGTCCGCGAGCAGCTCTCCCTCGGCGACCCCGTGTACGTCCAGTACTGGCACTTCCTGCAGGGCATCGTCGCCGGGCACGACTACTCCACCGGCACCGCGGTGCTGCACTGCGACGCACCCTGCTTCGGTTTGTCGTACCAGAACAACCAGCAGGTCACCGACATGCTGATCGACCGGCTGCCCGCCACCGCCTCGCTCGCGGTCGGCGCCATGGCCGTCTGGCTGCTGCTCGGCACCGGCACCGGCCTGCTGTCCGCGCTGCGCCGCGGCGGGATCACCGAGCGGGTGCTGACCTGGCTCACCCTCGCCGGAACGGCCACGCCGGTCTTCATCAGCGGCCTCGGCCTGCTGATGCTCTTCTGCGCCTACCTGGCCTGGCTGCCCTTCCCGTCCTACGTGCCCCTCACCGACGACCCGGAGCAGTGGGCCTGGAACATGCTGCTGCCGTGGGCCGCGCTCGGGCTCCTGGAGTCGGCGAAGTACGCCCGGCTCACCCGCAGTTCCGTGCTGGAGACCCTGGCCGAGGACCACATCCGCACCTTCCGCGCCTACGGGGTCGCCGAGCGCTCCCTCGTCACGCGCCACGCCCTGCGCGGCGCCGTCGCGCCCGTCATCGCCCTGACGGCGGCCGACTTCGGGTCCATGTTCGGCAACGCGGTACTCACCGAGATGATGTTCGGCCTGCCCGGCATCGGGCAGCTCCTGGTGCACGCCACCAAGAGCCTCGACCTGCCCGTGGTCGTCGCCGTCGTGATGGTCACCGGCACCGCCGTCGTCATCGCCAACATCGTGGCGGACGTGCTCTACGCCGTCGCGGACCGAAGGGTGGCCCTGCGATGA
- a CDS encoding dipeptide ABC transporter ATP-binding protein, with amino-acid sequence MTSETRTTGSPAPAAAAADGPLVAVSGLSVTFPAGPGGRAGGGLVRAVDDLSFTLPPGGSLGIVGESGSGKSTAAYALLGLHRDTGAEVTGAVTVAGHDVQAAGDAALRRLRGGVAAMVFQDPLSSLDPYQAIGDQIAEVYRVHRRDASRRAARARAAEVLDRVGIPDAARRARSRPHEFSGGMRQRALIAMALACEPRLLVADEPTTALDVTVQAQILDLLRDLRAETGMGLVLVTHDLGVAAGSVDELLVMKDGRAVERGPVRTLLDTPGETYTRDLLAAVPRVNVRRPGAGARAARADEAPLLEATGLTRRFGRGKDAVTAVDDVSLTVRPGETVGVVGESGSGKTTLGRMLVRLLAPTGGELRYQGRDIGGLKERELRTFRSELQMVFQDPVSSLNPRRSIGESIADPLRAAGKLDEAAIVARVRELLERVGLDPGAYHRYPHEFSGGQRQRVGIARALAPEPKLIVCDEPVSALDVTTQAQVVRLLGELQRDLGLALVFIAHDLAVVRQVSDRLVVMRGGRIVEEGAADTVYEQPRHAYTKGLLAAVPRLEGAEAAA; translated from the coding sequence ATGACGTCCGAAACCCGCACGACCGGCTCGCCGGCGCCCGCAGCCGCGGCAGCGGACGGACCCCTGGTGGCCGTCTCCGGCCTCTCCGTCACCTTTCCGGCCGGGCCCGGCGGCCGGGCCGGAGGCGGCCTCGTACGGGCCGTCGACGACCTGTCGTTCACCCTCCCGCCGGGTGGGTCCCTCGGCATCGTCGGAGAGTCCGGATCGGGCAAGTCCACGGCCGCCTACGCACTGCTGGGGCTGCACCGGGACACCGGCGCCGAGGTCACCGGCGCGGTGACCGTCGCCGGTCACGACGTACAGGCCGCCGGCGACGCCGCCCTGCGACGGCTCCGCGGCGGCGTCGCCGCCATGGTCTTCCAGGACCCGCTCTCCTCCCTCGACCCCTACCAGGCCATCGGCGACCAGATCGCCGAGGTCTACCGCGTCCACCGCCGCGACGCCTCCCGCCGTGCGGCACGCGCGCGTGCCGCCGAGGTGCTGGACCGCGTGGGCATCCCGGACGCGGCCCGCCGCGCCCGCTCCCGCCCGCACGAGTTCAGCGGCGGCATGCGCCAGCGCGCCCTCATCGCGATGGCCCTCGCCTGCGAACCGCGCCTGCTGGTCGCCGACGAGCCCACCACCGCCCTCGACGTCACCGTCCAGGCCCAGATCCTCGACCTCCTGCGCGACCTGCGCGCCGAGACCGGCATGGGCCTCGTCCTGGTCACCCACGACCTGGGCGTGGCGGCCGGAAGCGTCGACGAGCTGCTCGTGATGAAGGACGGCCGCGCCGTCGAGCGCGGCCCCGTCCGCACCCTGCTCGACACCCCGGGCGAGACGTACACCCGCGACCTCCTCGCGGCCGTCCCGCGGGTGAACGTCCGCCGCCCGGGCGCGGGCGCGCGGGCCGCCCGCGCGGACGAGGCGCCGCTGCTCGAAGCCACCGGCCTCACCAGGCGGTTCGGCCGCGGCAAGGACGCCGTCACCGCCGTCGACGACGTCTCGCTGACCGTACGGCCCGGCGAGACCGTCGGCGTCGTGGGGGAGTCCGGCAGCGGCAAGACCACCCTCGGCCGCATGCTCGTCCGGCTCCTCGCCCCCACCGGCGGCGAACTGCGCTACCAGGGACGCGACATCGGCGGCCTGAAGGAGCGCGAACTGCGTACCTTCCGCAGCGAGCTGCAGATGGTCTTCCAGGACCCCGTCTCCTCGCTCAACCCCCGGCGCAGCATCGGCGAGTCGATCGCCGACCCGCTGCGCGCCGCCGGGAAGCTCGACGAGGCCGCGATCGTCGCGCGCGTGCGGGAGCTGCTGGAGCGCGTCGGGCTCGACCCCGGCGCCTACCACCGCTACCCGCACGAGTTCAGCGGCGGCCAGCGGCAGCGCGTCGGCATCGCGCGGGCCCTCGCGCCCGAGCCGAAGCTGATCGTCTGCGACGAGCCCGTCTCCGCGCTCGACGTCACCACCCAGGCGCAGGTCGTGCGGCTGCTCGGCGAGTTGCAGCGCGACCTCGGCCTCGCGCTCGTCTTCATCGCCCACGACCTCGCGGTCGTACGGCAGGTCAGCGACCGGCTCGTCGTGATGCGCGGCGGCCGGATCGTCGAGGAGGGCGCGGCCGACACCGTCTACGAGCAGCCCCGGCACGCCTACACCAAGGGCCTGCTCGCGGCGGTCCCGCGGCTCGAAGGGGCCGAAGCCGCCGCATAG
- a CDS encoding DUF3492 domain-containing protein, with protein MGLLTEGGYPYASGEGGQWCDRLVRGLPGHDFEICALSRRARQDAGGWCDLPEHVRRVRTAPLWGDPAGAVGRAHRSYGRRERRRFGAYFAGLAEALTATVEPGPDDRRDQAYRFADALHGLADLARDAGGLGSALRSEQALRILETACRTPGSHPAAYGIRVADLLAVTALLERALRPLSLDWYGTGTDRGLAGVDLCHATTAGPAALPGLLAKRFFGTPFLVTEYEVRLRAYYLNSAASAAGLSLPVRTLLSAFHRQLTAEIYAGADIITSGDAQVRRWQERCGAGAARLRTVHPGLDPAPYEGVGERAETGDDGTDDGRTVLWAGGNADPFLWEALAALRRAEPEVQLRIAAPPLPGVQPAFGVSYAPEATPDTYATGTVVVLAGGAETFPLPLVEAMLCGRATVAPDCATVREVVGGTGLVVPPRDPGALAEGCLELLHDPGRRARLGAAARARALELFTTERHVTDFHGIYLELISRAPAREDTADPAVPFSRAAEARAPIDLTPRQSSPTWAGRP; from the coding sequence GTGGGACTCCTTACGGAGGGTGGGTATCCGTATGCCTCGGGTGAGGGCGGCCAGTGGTGCGACCGGCTCGTGCGGGGCCTGCCCGGGCACGACTTCGAGATCTGCGCCCTGAGCCGGCGCGCCCGGCAGGACGCGGGCGGCTGGTGCGATCTGCCGGAGCACGTCCGGCGCGTGCGGACGGCTCCTCTGTGGGGGGATCCGGCCGGGGCCGTGGGGCGCGCGCACCGCTCGTACGGGCGCCGGGAACGGCGCCGCTTCGGTGCCTATTTCGCCGGGCTGGCCGAGGCGCTGACCGCCACCGTCGAGCCCGGCCCCGACGACCGCAGAGATCAGGCGTACCGTTTCGCCGACGCCCTGCACGGCCTCGCCGACCTCGCCCGCGACGCCGGCGGCCTCGGCTCGGCCCTCCGCTCCGAACAGGCCCTGCGCATCCTGGAGACCGCCTGCCGCACCCCCGGGTCCCACCCCGCGGCCTACGGCATCCGCGTCGCCGACCTCCTCGCCGTCACCGCCCTCCTGGAGCGCGCACTGCGCCCCCTGTCCCTCGACTGGTACGGCACCGGCACCGACCGCGGGCTCGCGGGCGTCGATCTGTGCCACGCCACCACCGCCGGCCCCGCCGCCCTCCCGGGACTGCTGGCCAAACGCTTCTTCGGCACTCCCTTCCTCGTCACCGAGTACGAGGTGCGCCTGCGCGCCTACTACCTCAACAGCGCCGCCAGCGCCGCCGGCCTCTCCCTGCCCGTCCGCACCCTGCTGTCCGCCTTCCACCGGCAGCTGACCGCCGAGATCTACGCCGGCGCCGACATCATCACCTCCGGCGACGCCCAGGTACGGCGCTGGCAGGAGCGCTGCGGCGCCGGCGCCGCCCGGCTGCGCACCGTGCACCCCGGCCTCGACCCCGCCCCCTACGAGGGCGTGGGGGAGCGGGCCGAGACCGGCGACGACGGCACGGACGACGGCCGGACCGTCCTGTGGGCCGGAGGCAACGCCGACCCCTTCCTGTGGGAGGCCCTCGCGGCCCTGCGCCGGGCCGAGCCCGAGGTGCAGCTGCGGATCGCCGCGCCCCCGCTGCCCGGCGTCCAGCCCGCGTTCGGCGTCTCCTACGCCCCCGAGGCGACCCCCGACACCTACGCCACCGGCACCGTCGTCGTCCTCGCCGGAGGCGCGGAGACCTTCCCGCTGCCGCTTGTCGAGGCCATGCTCTGCGGGCGCGCCACCGTCGCACCGGACTGCGCCACCGTCCGCGAAGTCGTCGGCGGCACCGGCCTCGTCGTCCCGCCGCGCGACCCCGGCGCCCTCGCGGAGGGCTGCCTGGAGCTGCTGCACGACCCCGGCCGAAGAGCCAGACTCGGTGCCGCCGCCCGCGCCCGCGCCCTCGAACTCTTCACGACCGAAAGGCACGTGACGGACTTCCACGGCATCTACCTCGAACTCATCTCCCGTGCCCCCGCACGCGAGGACACCGCCGACCCCGCCGTCCCCTTCTCCCGCGCCGCGGAAGCCCGCGCACCGATCGACCTGACGCCGCGCCAGTCCTCCCCGACCTGGGCAGGGCGCCCATGA
- a CDS encoding NAD-dependent epimerase/dehydratase family protein, giving the protein MRVLLLGANGYLGRYVADRLLADPAVQLTALGRGDDADVRFDLATGSPGALTRFLNAVHPGVVINCAGATRGGARDLTRHNTVAVATVCESLRRSGCGARLVQLGCSSEYGPSQPGSSTAEDAVPRPGGPYGVSKLAATELVLGSGLDAIVLRVFSPVGPGTPAGSPLGRLADALRRAMQNGDSELKLSGLGVQRDFVDVRDVARAVHAASLSAAQGAVNIGTGRAVRLREAAATLARVAGYGGSLHELDDPHLGTPPAYPYPDGCGSWQQADVRTARDRLGWRPRIGLEESLADIWMEAACRI; this is encoded by the coding sequence ATGAGGGTTCTGTTGCTCGGTGCCAACGGCTACCTCGGCCGCTACGTGGCCGACCGGCTGCTCGCCGACCCCGCCGTCCAGCTCACCGCCCTCGGCCGCGGCGACGACGCGGACGTCCGCTTCGACCTCGCCACCGGCAGCCCCGGCGCGCTCACCCGCTTCCTCAACGCCGTCCACCCCGGCGTCGTGATCAACTGCGCGGGCGCCACCCGCGGCGGCGCCCGCGACCTCACCCGCCACAACACCGTCGCCGTCGCCACCGTCTGCGAATCGCTGCGCCGCAGCGGCTGCGGGGCCCGCCTCGTCCAGCTCGGCTGCTCCTCCGAGTACGGGCCCTCCCAGCCCGGCTCGTCCACCGCCGAGGACGCCGTCCCCCGCCCCGGCGGCCCGTACGGGGTGAGCAAGCTCGCCGCCACCGAGCTCGTCCTCGGCTCCGGCCTCGACGCCATCGTCCTGCGCGTCTTCTCGCCCGTCGGCCCCGGCACCCCCGCCGGCTCCCCGCTCGGCAGGCTCGCCGACGCCCTGCGCCGCGCCATGCAGAACGGCGACAGCGAGCTCAAGCTCAGCGGCCTGGGCGTCCAGCGCGACTTCGTCGACGTCCGCGACGTCGCCCGCGCCGTGCACGCCGCCTCCCTCTCCGCCGCCCAGGGCGCCGTGAACATCGGCACCGGCCGCGCGGTCAGGCTGCGCGAGGCCGCGGCCACGCTCGCCCGCGTCGCCGGATACGGCGGCTCCCTCCACGAGCTGGACGACCCCCACCTGGGCACCCCGCCCGCCTACCCCTACCCCGACGGCTGCGGCAGCTGGCAGCAGGCCGACGTGCGCACCGCCCGCGACCGGCTCGGCTGGCGCCCCCGCATCGGCCTGGAGGAGTCCCTGGCCGACATCTGGATGGAGGCCGCGTGTCGCATCTGA